In one window of Leptospira sp. WS92.C1 DNA:
- a CDS encoding lipoprotein LipL41 has protein sequence MRKLSTLLMLAFLFNCGVTVDVEYPVFPKDKDGRALQKFLGTIRNVGLAVEPPKKSLWESIFGSGSSFIDQMPSKVFEAFDKESYYKLTDLSKRADILNEGTLSLTGITNSRAKIGKLIGAEAILYIGYQKPFTECSTENKIDVAAAGMKVAGFAASMATGRSVNTGNEPVSKPTGVRMMLIPLDATLIKVETGEVKKAVVSNPAKIFNSVGNLACPSVLDSFGQGLDEAATYIKNRLSPLVKTERIEVFTKDENEEVKALLQEGYEEITGETPSFKKAKEAWEKADKKAGGKSWGAKANLGTYYFSNGDFEQSIKLYEEAMGLPGSNKSYIRELRKRVEATFAVDESKQQ, from the coding sequence ATGAGAAAATTATCGACTCTACTGATGCTTGCTTTTCTGTTCAACTGCGGAGTAACTGTCGACGTAGAATATCCAGTATTTCCAAAAGATAAAGATGGCCGCGCGCTTCAAAAATTTCTTGGAACCATTCGTAACGTAGGTTTGGCAGTGGAGCCTCCGAAAAAAAGTCTTTGGGAATCGATTTTTGGATCAGGTTCTAGCTTTATCGATCAAATGCCTTCTAAGGTTTTTGAAGCATTCGATAAAGAATCTTATTACAAATTGACTGATCTTAGCAAACGTGCTGACATTCTTAACGAGGGAACTCTTTCTCTTACTGGGATCACAAACTCCAGAGCGAAAATCGGTAAACTGATTGGAGCGGAAGCAATCCTTTACATTGGATATCAAAAACCGTTTACTGAGTGCAGTACTGAAAATAAAATCGACGTCGCTGCGGCTGGTATGAAAGTAGCCGGATTTGCGGCGTCTATGGCAACCGGAAGAAGCGTAAATACTGGAAATGAGCCAGTTTCTAAGCCTACCGGAGTTCGTATGATGCTGATTCCTTTGGATGCGACTTTGATCAAGGTTGAAACCGGAGAAGTAAAAAAAGCGGTTGTTTCTAACCCTGCGAAAATTTTCAACAGTGTTGGAAATCTTGCATGTCCTTCCGTTCTGGACTCTTTCGGACAAGGTCTGGACGAAGCTGCGACTTATATCAAGAACAGACTTTCTCCTTTAGTAAAAACAGAAAGAATCGAAGTGTTTACTAAAGATGAGAACGAGGAAGTAAAAGCGCTTCTTCAAGAAGGTTACGAAGAAATTACCGGAGAAACTCCAAGCTTTAAAAAAGCAAAAGAAGCGTGGGAAAAGGCCGATAAAAAAGCGGGTGGTAAGTCTTGGGGAGCGAAAGCAAACCTTGGAACTTACTATTTTTCAAACGGTGATTTCGAACAATCGATTAAGCTTTACGAAGAAGCAATGGGATTGCCCGGCTCCAACAAGAGCTATATACGAGAGCTTAGAAAGAGAGTTGAAGCGACCTTCGCTGTCGACGAATCTAAGCAACAATAG
- the nadA gene encoding quinolinate synthase NadA: MKTLEEVTKALKNTYMEHEVEAKLPLIQEIQRLKKEKKAILLGHNYMTPDVFHGVSDITGDSLYLSKVAADTDADIILFNGVHFMAETAKLMSPQKKVLIADLKAGCSLAESITRQDVIDLKKQYPGIPVVTYVNCTADVKAETDICCTSANALQIVESLESDTVIFLPDQYLAANVQNLTKKKIITHPGSCMVHEMYSAEDIELTRRQFPGVTVISHPECKTEVVDRSDYSGSTSQMSEFIRKSGARDIFLITECSMGDNLRSEFPDRHFVSTCQVCPHMKRITLEKIRDALLYDQYEIHLDPEVIEKGRMSVQRMLDLSYKK, from the coding sequence ATGAAAACTTTAGAAGAAGTCACAAAAGCTCTCAAAAACACTTATATGGAACACGAGGTCGAAGCAAAACTTCCTCTGATTCAGGAAATTCAAAGATTAAAAAAAGAAAAAAAAGCGATTCTACTTGGTCACAATTATATGACCCCGGATGTTTTTCACGGGGTATCCGATATCACGGGCGATTCCCTTTATCTGAGCAAGGTAGCGGCGGATACAGACGCAGACATAATTCTGTTTAACGGCGTGCATTTTATGGCCGAAACCGCAAAACTGATGTCCCCTCAAAAAAAAGTTCTCATCGCGGATTTAAAAGCGGGTTGTTCGCTCGCAGAAAGTATTACAAGACAGGATGTGATCGATCTTAAAAAACAATATCCGGGAATTCCAGTAGTGACTTATGTCAATTGCACTGCGGACGTAAAAGCGGAAACCGATATCTGCTGCACTTCCGCAAATGCTCTGCAAATTGTGGAATCCCTGGAAAGCGATACCGTTATTTTTTTACCGGATCAATACCTGGCCGCCAACGTTCAAAACCTGACTAAAAAAAAGATCATCACTCATCCGGGTAGTTGTATGGTTCACGAAATGTATTCCGCGGAAGATATAGAACTCACGAGAAGACAATTTCCCGGAGTCACGGTGATTTCTCATCCGGAATGCAAAACGGAAGTCGTCGATCGTTCCGATTATTCGGGATCCACTTCTCAGATGAGCGAATTTATCCGTAAGTCGGGGGCAAGGGACATTTTTTTGATCACCGAATGTTCGATGGGTGACAACCTCCGTTCCGAATTTCCGGACAGACATTTTGTTTCCACCTGTCAGGTATGTCCTCATATGAAACGGATCACCCTCGAAAAAATCAGAGACGCGCTTTTATACGATCAGTATGAAATTCATTTGGATCCGGAAGTGATCGAAAAAGGAAGAATGTCCGTTCAAAGAATGCTGGACCTTTCGTATAAAAAGTAG
- the ispF gene encoding 2-C-methyl-D-erythritol 2,4-cyclodiphosphate synthase produces MYRIGNGIDFHKLEINPERPLVLGGILCESEFALVGHSDADIILHAICDAVLGALALGDIGQYFPDTDPNLKNIDSKKILSQCLELMNKRGFQFVNVDCTVIGERPKIAPLKNQITNSLSALLSLPADCVSVKATTTEKMGALGRQEGIGTFCTILLERRS; encoded by the coding sequence ATGTATAGAATCGGAAACGGAATCGATTTTCATAAGTTGGAGATAAATCCCGAAAGACCTTTGGTATTGGGGGGAATTCTTTGCGAATCCGAGTTCGCGCTTGTGGGACATTCCGATGCGGATATTATTTTGCATGCAATTTGCGACGCAGTTCTCGGTGCGCTCGCCTTAGGAGATATCGGACAGTATTTTCCGGATACGGATCCAAATCTGAAAAATATCGACAGTAAAAAAATTCTTTCTCAATGTCTCGAGCTGATGAACAAACGGGGTTTTCAGTTCGTAAACGTCGACTGCACTGTGATCGGCGAAAGACCGAAAATAGCCCCTTTAAAAAATCAAATTACAAATTCGTTAAGCGCCCTTCTTTCTCTTCCTGCGGATTGTGTTTCGGTCAAAGCGACCACAACGGAAAAAATGGGAGCTCTCGGCCGTCAAGAAGGAATCGGAACCTTTTGTACGATTCTTTTGGAACGGAGATCATAA
- a CDS encoding glycoside hydrolase xylanase, producing MKKKFKILILIIFLSLLANCFLNPLSQAVTSEALPSKEDCKDCTEQQLVALAAVIQSGADGIQTFSFDLSSFLQSGECANGVCPGGISEATASITATVPDIIIRSGLKATFVIPENSKLEVGGVLQVSGVTANDFLSPVTYVYTNGQGAVKNYTVSVPLASPGDNVNGTVVLIYSGSLVYWTKCSYGQLYRPGFNDCQGKGNSFDDYGAITTTLPFCNTADTSCDDEFSLTSGPLISACQSMENDIPAMKALPGFYAPITLPTEGHYVGGAGGALFQGCAGFTPVDPCTASGNACPAASGLLIDTSLFPETVPGDYWTQRACTETTAAKVSMIAPGAANTSLKNLIGTGSPKAIRCIRRNMS from the coding sequence ATGAAAAAAAAATTTAAAATCCTCATCCTTATCATTTTTTTGAGCCTTTTGGCAAATTGTTTTTTGAATCCTCTTTCTCAGGCGGTTACTTCCGAAGCTCTTCCCTCTAAGGAAGATTGTAAGGACTGTACCGAGCAGCAATTGGTTGCCTTGGCTGCGGTCATACAGTCAGGCGCGGATGGCATTCAGACTTTTAGTTTTGATCTTTCTAGTTTTCTCCAGAGCGGAGAGTGTGCGAACGGGGTTTGTCCCGGAGGAATTTCGGAGGCGACCGCATCCATCACCGCTACGGTTCCCGATATAATTATCAGAAGCGGATTGAAGGCTACTTTTGTGATTCCTGAAAATTCAAAATTGGAGGTGGGCGGAGTCTTACAAGTTTCCGGAGTGACCGCCAATGATTTTTTGTCTCCGGTTACTTATGTTTATACAAACGGACAAGGCGCCGTCAAAAATTATACCGTGAGCGTTCCCTTGGCTTCTCCCGGTGATAACGTCAACGGAACCGTCGTGTTGATTTATTCTGGTTCTTTGGTATACTGGACCAAATGTTCCTATGGACAACTCTATCGACCTGGTTTTAACGATTGTCAGGGAAAGGGAAACTCGTTCGACGATTACGGAGCGATTACCACAACTTTACCTTTTTGTAATACTGCGGATACAAGTTGTGACGACGAATTTTCCTTAACTTCCGGACCCTTAATCTCCGCTTGTCAAAGTATGGAGAATGACATTCCGGCGATGAAAGCCTTACCTGGTTTTTACGCACCGATCACTCTTCCCACCGAAGGACATTATGTCGGAGGTGCGGGGGGCGCTTTATTTCAGGGATGCGCGGGCTTTACGCCCGTGGACCCCTGTACTGCGAGCGGCAATGCTTGCCCGGCCGCTTCCGGACTTCTAATCGACACATCTTTATTTCCGGAAACCGTTCCTGGCGATTACTGGACGCAAAGAGCCTGCACTGAAACTACTGCTGCGAAGGTGTCGATGATTGCTCCCGGCGCTGCAAACACATCCCTCAAAAATTTGATCGGAACGGGTTCGCCAAAAGCAATTCGCTGTATTCGAAGAAACATGAGTTAA
- a CDS encoding GNAT family N-acetyltransferase: MDIKILNKTDLEWVLFIEDLCFGSRAWSREMLISHLGEFLGVGIKDLGYVLYKLAGDEIEIYRIAIHPIHQRQSKAKRLLEFLLNRERDKTFFLEVSSHNESAIGLYEACGFQKIHVRKHYYEDGSDALIYKKPPMDVLENFSFDIPS; encoded by the coding sequence TTGGATATTAAAATTCTGAATAAAACCGATCTGGAATGGGTTCTTTTTATAGAGGACCTTTGTTTTGGAAGCCGCGCCTGGAGTCGTGAGATGCTGATTTCCCACCTAGGGGAATTTTTAGGCGTCGGAATCAAGGATCTGGGTTATGTTCTTTATAAACTTGCCGGAGATGAAATCGAAATTTATCGGATCGCAATTCATCCGATTCATCAAAGACAGAGTAAGGCAAAACGACTTTTGGAATTTCTTCTCAATCGAGAGAGGGATAAAACATTTTTTTTGGAAGTCAGTTCCCACAATGAGTCTGCGATCGGATTGTATGAAGCCTGTGGGTTTCAGAAAATTCACGTAAGAAAGCACTATTACGAAGACGGCTCCGACGCCTTGATCTATAAAAAACCTCCTATGGATGTTCTGGAAAATTTTAGTTTCGACATTCCAAGTTAG
- a CDS encoding DoxX family protein — protein MKKIGKIVYAVPFAIFGLFHFISGPAMSGLVPSYIPFPVIWVYLTGLALIAASVSIITGIKTHLATILLAVLLGIFVVLIHLPGAVGGNQMSTISLLKDVALLGAALLIAGSTKD, from the coding sequence ATGAAAAAAATCGGTAAAATCGTTTATGCTGTGCCATTTGCGATTTTTGGGTTGTTCCACTTTATTTCCGGTCCTGCTATGTCCGGCTTAGTCCCTTCGTATATTCCATTTCCAGTAATTTGGGTTTATCTGACCGGATTAGCTCTGATCGCAGCCTCCGTATCCATCATCACCGGAATCAAAACACATTTAGCGACCATTCTTCTCGCGGTTCTACTTGGAATTTTCGTGGTATTGATTCATCTTCCCGGTGCAGTCGGCGGAAATCAAATGTCCACAATCTCTCTTCTCAAAGACGTTGCTCTGTTAGGCGCCGCTCTTTTGATCGCAGGTTCTACCAAAGACTGA
- a CDS encoding tetratricopeptide repeat protein, with the protein MNQNILRVLIVFTVFFLVSCERSKNFGFQNRGERPPTVEDLESWKERLAMDEAEIIELEKKIAAMAQKTRSAGALSWKIAQGYMKIGDYDMGVKFYNRALKENNEGKKVEIVGAELHFFEPAIPYFEKALLLKPIDQQLLFEAALAYANASRDRGWETVRRQTAIDLFTHLAIQDPRDSRFPFQLALIYFDSSMPDSSWEGVSAGFHDQDKALRILDDIIKKEFRNVPARFAKANFLFRLGKTEDSKEEYLKIKKTIEELNEAGLVREGLEKNDSYQNVLQNLKKIEEGSHKEE; encoded by the coding sequence ATGAATCAAAACATTCTACGGGTTCTAATCGTTTTTACTGTATTCTTCTTGGTCTCTTGTGAAAGATCCAAAAACTTCGGTTTTCAAAACCGCGGAGAACGACCGCCTACGGTCGAGGATTTGGAGTCCTGGAAGGAAAGACTCGCCATGGACGAAGCGGAAATCATCGAACTGGAAAAAAAAATTGCGGCGATGGCTCAGAAAACAAGATCCGCCGGCGCTCTCAGTTGGAAAATCGCCCAGGGTTATATGAAAATCGGCGACTATGATATGGGAGTGAAATTTTACAACCGCGCTCTTAAAGAAAACAATGAAGGTAAAAAAGTGGAGATTGTCGGAGCCGAACTTCATTTTTTCGAACCGGCGATCCCCTACTTCGAAAAGGCTCTTCTTTTAAAACCGATCGATCAACAACTGTTGTTTGAAGCCGCTCTTGCGTATGCAAACGCTTCCAGAGATAGGGGCTGGGAAACGGTACGCAGACAGACTGCGATCGATCTGTTCACCCATCTTGCGATTCAGGATCCGAGAGATTCTCGGTTTCCGTTTCAATTGGCTTTGATCTATTTTGATTCTTCCATGCCCGATTCTTCCTGGGAAGGAGTAAGCGCGGGGTTTCACGATCAAGACAAAGCGTTGCGCATTCTGGATGATATTATCAAAAAGGAATTTAGAAACGTTCCCGCGCGTTTTGCAAAAGCGAACTTTTTGTTCCGCCTCGGAAAAACCGAAGACTCTAAAGAAGAATATCTAAAGATCAAAAAAACGATCGAAGAACTCAACGAAGCGGGTCTAGTGCGCGAAGGTCTTGAAAAAAACGATTCATATCAGAACGTTCTTCAAAATCTGAAAAAGATCGAAGAAGGTTCTCATAAAGAAGAATGA
- a CDS encoding DNA-processing protein DprA, which yields MSPLVLSDSKIFQFCIRTRSFKKWNTLEELKAVLKDSLPKSILENAARVSEKISKELEESGFSYLSFYEPEYPTLLKEIYDPPLLLFYKGDKNILKESYAAVVGTRDPSPVSLFASSVFPSYLKSLGFQGIVSGLAKGIDAGSMNSALDQGLKVIGVMGTGPGIEYPFENKKLYQKMKESKNALILTEYPPGHKILKYSFPKRNRIITGICNSVFILEAPIKSGAISSAYNALDQNRQIYIFSHSGQTRNQGGEILIQEGAESLSLETISLGTEEVIHMRDLLPDSQSEIPGMLAELSRKSFSGEWKPIGSGYYARKTYFQSIFPSL from the coding sequence ATGAGTCCTCTCGTTCTTTCCGATTCCAAGATCTTTCAGTTTTGTATTCGAACACGAAGTTTCAAAAAATGGAATACTTTGGAAGAATTGAAAGCGGTTTTAAAGGATTCTCTTCCGAAATCCATTTTGGAAAACGCGGCACGTGTTTCCGAAAAAATTTCCAAGGAACTGGAAGAATCCGGATTCTCATACTTATCTTTTTATGAACCGGAATATCCTACTCTTTTAAAAGAAATCTACGATCCTCCGTTGCTCTTGTTTTACAAAGGGGACAAAAACATTCTCAAAGAATCGTATGCCGCGGTCGTGGGCACGAGAGATCCTTCTCCGGTTTCTTTGTTCGCCTCGAGCGTATTCCCTTCTTATCTCAAATCGTTAGGATTTCAAGGAATCGTTTCCGGTCTTGCCAAGGGAATCGACGCGGGAAGTATGAACTCCGCTTTGGATCAAGGACTCAAAGTCATCGGTGTGATGGGCACCGGACCGGGAATCGAATATCCTTTTGAAAACAAAAAACTCTATCAAAAAATGAAAGAATCAAAAAACGCTCTCATCCTTACGGAATATCCTCCCGGTCATAAGATTCTCAAATATTCTTTTCCAAAACGAAATCGAATCATTACTGGAATCTGCAATTCCGTTTTTATTTTGGAAGCTCCGATAAAATCGGGGGCCATCTCTTCTGCCTACAACGCGCTCGATCAGAACCGACAGATTTATATCTTTTCTCACTCAGGCCAAACGAGAAATCAAGGCGGAGAGATACTCATCCAAGAGGGGGCCGAATCGTTGAGTTTAGAAACGATCTCTTTGGGAACGGAAGAAGTCATCCACATGAGAGACCTTTTGCCCGATTCCCAATCGGAAATTCCTGGAATGCTTGCAGAACTGTCCCGGAAAAGCTTTTCTGGCGAGTGGAAACCGATCGGTTCCGGCTATTATGCGAGAAAAACTTATTTCCAATCTATTTTCCCGAGTCTCTAA
- a CDS encoding HTTM domain-containing protein, producing MREKLISNLFSRVSNPVPAWSLGLYRIVFGLLLFILAFRYFSNGWITRYFLDPPFHFKFYGLFWVGVLPGWILYPLFVSLLFFAIFISLGIFYRISVLCFFLIFSYINLLEVAVYLNHYYLVCLILFLLIWIPADRALNLFHIFRIFKNRSIQEIDPIPAWNLHILRFQIGAVYFFGGIGKLVPDWLLDAQPVRIWLLRNSDIPIFGSTLSMPATGYFFSYAGLIFDLTIPFLLLNARTRAFGYSLVLIFHFLTWKLFPIGMFPWIMILNTTLFFSTTWPVDLFRFLKSRRMLPDRENILHFLWTRFPIHFRKSIFEFLESFLSFLEKKSQNAENALFTKAIALRKKFGPFLSNRSLRYFWMFYILLQILLPLRHFLYPGNRLWTEQGFRFSWQIMLVQKNGIASFRVINQQTGETNVVLPESHLNEIQRLMMSYQPDLILQFAHWIGQNERERTGQEVSVYADVMVSLNGRKSQVLIDPERDLMKVGNSITNKEWILSGDED from the coding sequence ATGCGAGAAAAACTTATTTCCAATCTATTTTCCCGAGTCTCTAACCCGGTTCCGGCCTGGTCCTTGGGGCTTTACAGAATCGTCTTCGGACTTTTACTTTTTATATTAGCATTTCGTTATTTTTCAAATGGATGGATCACCAGATACTTTTTAGATCCTCCGTTTCATTTTAAATTTTACGGACTTTTTTGGGTGGGAGTTTTGCCCGGCTGGATTTTATATCCGCTCTTTGTTTCCCTTCTTTTTTTCGCGATTTTTATCTCTTTAGGAATTTTTTACAGGATCTCAGTCCTTTGTTTTTTTCTTATTTTCAGCTATATCAATCTTTTGGAAGTTGCGGTCTATCTCAATCACTACTATCTGGTTTGTCTGATTTTATTTTTATTGATCTGGATTCCCGCAGACAGAGCTTTGAATCTATTTCACATTTTTAGAATATTCAAAAATAGATCCATACAAGAGATCGATCCGATCCCTGCGTGGAATCTTCACATTCTAAGATTTCAAATCGGTGCTGTTTACTTTTTTGGAGGAATCGGGAAACTTGTTCCGGATTGGCTTTTGGATGCACAACCGGTTCGTATTTGGCTTCTTAGAAACTCGGACATTCCGATTTTCGGCTCCACTCTTTCCATGCCCGCGACCGGATATTTTTTCAGTTATGCGGGATTGATCTTTGATCTTACGATTCCATTCTTACTTTTAAACGCTAGAACCAGAGCCTTTGGTTATTCCTTGGTTTTGATTTTTCACTTTTTAACGTGGAAATTATTTCCGATCGGTATGTTTCCCTGGATCATGATCCTCAACACCACCTTGTTTTTTTCAACCACCTGGCCGGTGGATCTGTTTCGATTTTTGAAATCGCGGAGAATGTTGCCTGACCGAGAGAATATTCTGCATTTCTTATGGACTCGATTCCCGATTCATTTTCGAAAATCGATCTTTGAATTTTTAGAATCGTTTTTGTCCTTTTTGGAAAAAAAATCGCAAAACGCGGAAAACGCCCTTTTTACAAAAGCAATCGCGCTGAGAAAAAAGTTCGGTCCGTTTTTATCAAACCGTTCGCTTCGATATTTTTGGATGTTTTACATCCTACTTCAGATTCTGCTCCCTCTCAGACATTTTCTATACCCGGGAAACCGTCTCTGGACCGAACAAGGATTTCGATTCTCTTGGCAGATCATGCTTGTTCAAAAAAACGGAATCGCTTCCTTTCGCGTCATAAATCAACAAACGGGCGAGACAAACGTCGTTTTACCCGAATCCCATCTCAACGAAATCCAAAGATTGATGATGAGTTATCAGCCGGATCTGATTCTTCAGTTCGCGCATTGGATCGGCCAAAACGAAAGAGAAAGAACCGGACAAGAAGTTTCGGTCTACGCGGACGTAATGGTTTCGTTAAACGGAAGAAAAAGCCAGGTTCTGATCGATCCCGAAAGAGATCTTATGAAAGTGGGGAATTCGATCACCAACAAAGAATGGATTCTCTCTGGAGACGAGGACTGA
- the ygiD gene encoding 4,5-DOPA dioxygenase extradiol yields MNPVLFLGHGSPMNLVIPSDFTRNLEEFGRGLSDVKNILVISAHWKTKGTYASIANPPEQIYDFYGFPEALYEVKYRPTGDPELAKRVQELVKSVPVQTTSEWGIDHGSWGVLYFLFQRANIPVIQLSIDANLGPEQQYEIGKQLQPLREEGTLMIGSGNIVHNLGKADFHNMNATPSDWAIEFDEFVRQTLESRNDIGILEFQKKGEIAKLAAPTTEHLEPIFYVLGAMKPTERVRFIHHSFQNRSVSMRSFTSV; encoded by the coding sequence ATGAATCCAGTTTTATTCCTCGGTCACGGATCACCCATGAATCTTGTCATCCCCTCGGACTTCACCCGAAATTTGGAGGAATTTGGAAGAGGGCTTTCGGATGTGAAAAATATTCTCGTGATTTCCGCGCACTGGAAAACAAAAGGCACTTATGCGAGCATCGCAAATCCTCCCGAACAGATTTATGATTTTTACGGATTTCCGGAAGCGCTTTACGAGGTGAAATATCGTCCGACGGGAGATCCAGAACTTGCAAAGAGAGTGCAAGAATTGGTAAAGTCCGTTCCGGTGCAAACGACTTCGGAATGGGGAATCGATCACGGAAGTTGGGGTGTTCTTTACTTTCTTTTTCAGAGGGCAAACATTCCGGTGATTCAGTTGAGCATAGACGCAAACCTCGGTCCTGAACAACAATACGAGATCGGCAAACAACTACAACCCCTTCGAGAAGAAGGGACCTTGATGATCGGAAGCGGAAACATCGTACACAATTTAGGAAAAGCGGATTTTCATAATATGAATGCTACACCTTCGGACTGGGCGATCGAGTTTGACGAATTTGTGCGTCAGACCTTAGAATCTCGAAATGATATTGGAATTCTGGAATTTCAGAAAAAAGGGGAGATTGCAAAATTGGCCGCGCCGACCACGGAACACCTGGAGCCGATCTTTTATGTATTGGGGGCGATGAAACCGACGGAAAGGGTGAGGTTTATCCATCACAGCTTTCAAAATCGATCCGTTTCAATGAGATCGTTTACTTCGGTTTAA
- the add gene encoding adenosine deaminase, with protein sequence MALTFGEILTRIRIIDRDVTELNRLKSRLPADRPYSSSLQISFDKQINELLNERVGLMELEVLEPPSWILGVPTIGIPQETPVPIKGLFPAGDLSRDKPDDQDVINFLRELPKTEIHLHLEACVNKDTMKQLMVKNGITISEEEFEAKFNFKDLNGFIQVFFFIQSLVKEPSDFSFFVGSLAEYMRANNIVYTEVFFAPSKFIQNGLDFEEMIDYLVNRIREEKEHDGIVIRLLVDVSRSFGPENAMNNLNRVLKLRHPEVIGIGLGGAELMGPARDYQGVFQKAREAGLRVVAHSGEDDGPWAIWEAVELLKAERIGHGTSAIQDPELVRYLRENHIPIEICVTSNVFTGKYVRKEQNHPVRYYYDQGLPLSINTDDPEIFNVNLTYEYFKLWRFLDFSLDEIVDLIRQGVFASFHPNKETLWAEMEKRIGLVKARYGLQK encoded by the coding sequence GTGGCTCTTACTTTTGGGGAGATCTTAACTCGAATCCGGATCATCGATCGTGATGTAACCGAACTCAATCGTCTGAAGTCCAGACTCCCAGCGGATCGACCTTATTCTTCCTCTCTTCAGATTTCTTTTGACAAACAGATCAACGAACTCTTAAACGAGCGTGTCGGACTCATGGAACTCGAGGTTCTGGAACCACCTTCTTGGATTTTAGGAGTTCCCACAATCGGGATCCCTCAAGAGACGCCGGTCCCGATCAAGGGTCTTTTTCCAGCCGGCGACCTTTCCAGAGACAAACCGGACGATCAGGATGTAATCAATTTTCTGCGGGAACTCCCAAAGACCGAAATTCATCTTCATCTCGAAGCCTGCGTCAACAAAGACACCATGAAACAACTCATGGTCAAGAACGGGATTACGATATCGGAGGAAGAATTCGAAGCTAAATTCAACTTCAAAGATTTAAACGGATTTATCCAAGTATTCTTTTTTATTCAATCTCTCGTAAAAGAACCCTCTGATTTTTCGTTTTTTGTGGGAAGTCTCGCGGAATATATGCGGGCGAACAATATCGTTTATACCGAAGTATTTTTTGCTCCTTCCAAATTCATCCAAAACGGACTCGATTTTGAAGAGATGATCGATTACCTCGTCAATCGAATTCGGGAAGAAAAAGAACATGATGGAATTGTAATCCGCTTGTTAGTCGACGTATCCCGTTCTTTCGGACCGGAAAATGCGATGAACAATCTCAATCGCGTTCTAAAACTCAGACATCCCGAAGTCATCGGGATCGGACTCGGTGGAGCCGAACTCATGGGACCCGCGAGAGACTACCAAGGAGTGTTTCAAAAAGCGAGGGAGGCTGGACTACGTGTGGTCGCCCATTCCGGAGAGGATGACGGACCTTGGGCGATTTGGGAAGCAGTGGAACTTTTAAAGGCCGAAAGAATCGGACACGGAACTTCGGCGATTCAAGATCCCGAACTGGTTCGATACTTAAGGGAAAATCATATTCCGATCGAGATCTGTGTGACGTCTAACGTGTTTACTGGAAAATACGTCCGCAAGGAACAAAATCATCCCGTTCGTTATTATTACGATCAGGGACTTCCTCTGAGCATCAACACAGATGATCCAGAAATTTTTAATGTAAATCTCACTTACGAATATTTTAAACTCTGGAGATTTTTGGATTTTTCCTTGGACGAAATCGTGGATTTGATTCGCCAAGGTGTATTCGCATCGTTTCATCCGAACAAAGAAACTCTCTGGGCCGAGATGGAAAAAAGGATCGGTCTTGTAAAAGCTCGTTACGGTCTTCAAAAGTAA